The Argopecten irradians isolate NY chromosome 6, Ai_NY, whole genome shotgun sequence genome has a window encoding:
- the LOC138325268 gene encoding LOW QUALITY PROTEIN: radial spoke head 10 homolog B-like (The sequence of the model RefSeq protein was modified relative to this genomic sequence to represent the inferred CDS: deleted 1 base in 1 codon), which translates to MATKEAKGKKGKDGEKRSAKKSEESIIDDEKKEGSIIGGTESSPTEDNVQESPRKEPTPEPEYDEPQLSELIIESYEGEKVRGMYEGESVANYTGGHVYKGMFMEGHMHGKGSYTWSDGVNYEGEFYQNKVTGKGIYRWPDGSTYEGEVVNGKRHGDGTFRYKGNKVSYTGEWCAGKRNGKGKMEYDSEGKSFYDGDWVSNVKHGWGTRQYPSGNIYQGMWFNNVRHGEGTMKWHDKNQLYTGNWENGIQHGMGQHIWLLRRKTGSQYPLRNMYDGEFVNGLRHGFGTFLYANGAKYEGGWKNNMKHGKGKFTFKNGRIYEGMFERDHIVEYPDFTMDGATTPDITQIRTRTPLPGDNLSVHSNESRNTISPSFQLDIDHLLNELTDYDREEEAQQALCVVMRNISTLRKIYNFYSSLGYEESSDNTFVMNKMQFWRFMKDCKLHDGQLTLMDMDRMLGHNKASYEVHNPYERILIRQFVNSLIILAYYLYHEEHEGNEPILASCMSKLIHNKILRHACNVQGHFYHESRRSVNALVHLDQSYEVYQAICAPRKLAPKDNSMKMRQFLYMMKDLKLINNDLSPKALLDILSADDPRVADGEGCCNLELEMTFLEFFEALIGSAEVFVTESVVKDPTTPRPSTVLTPEQSMFSIVFFFSMFSIPVSPSRMASQVGMDAVESNAQGSPRQGTVSPETSSPVRAVSSADGTTKTGEITSKQHESGSMATGASENDQPTAVSRHDSVKDIQPLAEQQKSASFVSTHTNATDADGHMLMQSSVSIGGHTFGGQTEGDEEGDYKHVGMAETDAEEDEEELDEATRQFNFWTHQIHIFFVRKFFPAAEKLSQLKTSVEKKRMDEAKDRLKAEQDADALRQIGQC; encoded by the exons ATGGCAACTAAAGAAGCAAAGGGGAAAAAAGGGAAAGATGGGGAAAAAAGAAGTGCTAAAAAGAGTGAAGAGTCCATAATTGATGATGAAAAGAAAGAAGGGTCAATTATTGGCGGGACTGAATCGTCGCCAACCGAAGATAATGTGCAAGAATCACCACGAAAAGAACCTACCCCCGAACCGGAATACGATGAACCACAGTTGTCTGAACTGATTATAGAAAG CTATGAAGGTGAGAAAGTTCGAGGAATGTACGAAGGGGAGAGTGTGGCTAATTACACAGGCGGACATGTCTACAAG GGAATGTTCATGGAGGGACACATGCATGGAAAAGGGAGTTACACATGGAGTGATGGTGTGAACTATGAG gGCGAGTTCTACCAGAACAAGGTGACTGGCAAGGGAATTTACCGCTGGCCAGATGGCAG TACCTATGAGGGTGAAGTGGTGAATGGGAAGCGTCATGGCGACGGAACATTCCGCTACAAGGGAAATAAAGTGTCCTATACTGGAGAATGGTGTGCTGGCAAAAGGAATGGAAAG GGGAAAATGGAATATGATAGTGAAGGAAAATCCTTTTATGATGGTGACTGGGTGAGCAATGTCAAACATGGCTGGGGTACACGTCAGTATCCCTCTGGCAACATTTACCAAGGCATGTGGTTCAACAATGTCCGCCACGGAGAAGGAACCATGAAATGGCATGACAAAAACCAGCTCTACACTGGCAACTGGGAAAATGGCATCCAA CATGGTATGGGCCAACATATTTGGTTGCTGCGCCGTAAGACTGGGTCTCAGTATCCTCTAAGAAATATGTACGATGGAGAGTTTGTCAACGGTCTCAGACATGGATTTGGGACATTCTTGTATGCCAATGGAGCCAAATATGAGGGTGGCTGGAAAAACAACATGAAACATGGAAAG GGGAAGTTTACATTCAAGAATGGCAGAATATATGAGGGAATGTTTGAGAGGGACCACATTGTAGAATACCCCGACTTTACAATGGACGGGGCCACCACACCTGACATTACTCAAATCAGGACACGTACACCGCTACCAGGGG ACAACCTATCAGTCCACAGTAATGAGAGTAGGAACACCATTAGTCCTagcttccagctggacattgaCCACCTCCTGAATGAGCTCACGGACTATGACAGGGAGGAAGAGGCACAACAG GCCCTATGTGTGGTGATGCGTAACATCAGCACCCTGAGGAAGATCTACAATTTCTACAGTAGTCTTGGTTACGAGGAGAGTTCAGACAACACTTTTGTCATGAACAAGATGCAGTTCTGGCGGTTCATGAAGGACTGTAAACTCCATGATGGCCAGCTTACCCTGATGGATATGGACAGAATGCTCG GTCACAATAAGGCTAGCTATGAGGTCCACAACCCTTACGAAAGAATCTTGATCCGACAGTTTGTCAACAGCCTCATCATCTTGGCTTACTATCTCTACCATGAGGAACATGA GGGAAATGAGCCCATCCTGGCCAGCTGTATGTCCAAACTGATCCACAACAAAATCCTGAGGCACGCATGCAATGTTCAAG GTCACTTTTATCATGAGAGCCGGCGGTCAGTCAATGCTCTTGTCCATCTTGACCAGTCCTATGAAGTGTACCAGGCCATCTGTGCCCCGAGAAAG TTAGCACCAAAGGACAATTCCATGAAGATGAGACAGTTCCTGTACATGATGAAG GACCTGAAGTTGATAAACAATGACTTGAGTCCTAAAGCCCTCCTGGACATCCTGTCAGCTGATGATCCTAGGGTAGCTGACGGAGAAGGCTGCTGTAACCTGGAGCTGGAG ATGACCTTTTTGGAGTTTTTTGAAGCTCTGATTGGCTCGGCTGAGGTGTTTGTTACAGAATCTGTGGTTAAGGATCCAACAACTCCTAGACCTAGTACTGTACTTACACCAGAACAGAGCATGTTctctattgttttttttttt agcaTGTTCTCTATCCCAGTATCTCCGTCACGGATGGCAAGTCAG GTTGGAATGGATGCAGTAGAATCCAATGCCCAGGGTTCCCCTCGTCAGGGTACTGTTTCTCCAGAAACTAGTTCTCCTGTACGAGCTGTTTCCTCAGCCGACGGTACTACTAAGACAGGAGAAATAACATCCAAACAGCATGAG TCTGGATCTATGGCCACAGGAGCCTCTGAAAACGATCAGCCGACTGCTGTCAGTCGCCATGACTCTGTTAAAG ATATCCAGCCGTTAGCAGAACAACAGAAAAGTGCATCTTTTGTGAGCACCCATACCAATGCTACTGATGCTGACGGTCATATGTTGATGCAGAGCTCTGTCTCCATCGGGGGTCACACATTTGGGGGCCAGACTGAGGGTGATGAGGAGGGTGATTACAAACATG TTGGAATGGCTGAAACTGATGCTGAAGAAGATGAAGAAGAACTTGATGAAGCCACTAGACAGTTCAACTTCTGGACTCATCAAATCCACATTTTCTTTGTTCGAAAGTTTTTCCCTGCGGCTGAAAAACTGTCACAGTTGAAGACATCTGTAGAGAAAAAGAGAATGGATGAGGCTAAAGATCGTCTCAAAGCTGAACAAGATGCAGATGCTTTAAGACAAATCGGTCAATGTTAG